A genomic window from Chloroflexota bacterium includes:
- a CDS encoding glycosyltransferase family 4 protein yields the protein MHILLIHQAFAALNEPGGTRHHEIARYLVQAGHHVTVIASPVSYLTGDTTLTPDTNASAEDELGVRVIRAYTYSALHKSFVHRVFSFFSFMVSSFLAGWRVRDVDLVWGTSPPIFQGVTAWLLARLKGVPFLFEIRDLWPAFAVAVGVLKNRPLIIASEWLERFLYRRADQMLVNSPGFIEHVQARGGREIALVPNGADPQMFNPADNGNKFRQQHSLEGMFVALYAGAHGMSNDLVVLLDAAAQLRDTLEIAVVLLGDGKEKPALMEYAARLSLTNVHFVSSVAKTEMGGALAAADACIAILKPIEMYKTVYPNKVFDYMAAGRPVILAIDGVMRTVVEQAEAGIFVPPGDADALAAGIRYLAGHRRERQIMGEKGRACIEAKFDRCVLSAEMAQIMESLQLLR from the coding sequence ATGCACATATTATTGATCCATCAGGCATTTGCCGCCCTCAACGAGCCCGGCGGAACCCGCCATCATGAAATTGCGCGCTATCTGGTGCAAGCAGGGCATCATGTAACCGTGATCGCCAGTCCGGTCAGCTATCTTACTGGGGACACAACCCTAACGCCTGATACCAACGCCTCTGCGGAAGACGAGTTGGGCGTTCGGGTTATCCGTGCTTATACCTACTCAGCTCTCCACAAAAGTTTCGTTCATCGTGTCTTTAGTTTCTTCAGCTTTATGGTGTCGTCATTTTTGGCCGGGTGGCGCGTGCGGGATGTAGATCTCGTCTGGGGCACCTCCCCACCCATTTTCCAGGGTGTGACCGCCTGGTTATTGGCTCGGCTCAAAGGGGTTCCATTTCTGTTTGAAATCCGCGATCTCTGGCCTGCCTTCGCTGTAGCGGTTGGCGTGTTGAAAAATCGCCCCCTGATTATTGCATCCGAGTGGCTGGAGCGTTTCCTCTATCGCCGCGCCGACCAGATGTTGGTCAATTCCCCCGGATTTATTGAGCATGTTCAGGCGCGCGGCGGACGCGAGATTGCCCTCGTTCCTAACGGTGCCGATCCGCAAATGTTCAACCCCGCCGATAATGGGAACAAATTCCGTCAGCAGCATAGCTTGGAAGGCATGTTTGTGGCCTTATATGCGGGCGCACATGGTATGTCGAATGATTTGGTCGTGCTGCTCGATGCGGCTGCACAATTGCGCGATACCCTTGAAATAGCCGTTGTACTGCTGGGCGATGGCAAAGAGAAACCCGCTTTGATGGAGTATGCCGCGCGCCTGAGCTTGACGAATGTGCATTTTGTTTCCTCGGTAGCAAAAACTGAGATGGGCGGGGCGTTGGCCGCGGCGGATGCCTGTATTGCGATCCTCAAGCCCATCGAAATGTATAAGACGGTGTACCCTAACAAGGTGTTTGACTATATGGCGGCCGGTCGGCCGGTGATTTTAGCGATTGACGGCGTGATGCGGACTGTGGTGGAGCAGGCTGAAGCGGGCATCTTCGTGCCGCCCGGTGATGCGGACGCCCTCGCGGCTGGGATTCGTTATCTGGCCGGACACCGCCGAGAAAGGCAGATCATGGGCGAAAAGGGGCGCGCCTGTATTGAAGCCAAATTTGATCGATGTGTTTTGTCGGCTGAAATGGCGCAAATAATGGAAAGTTTGCAATTGCTTCGTTAG
- a CDS encoding uridine kinase: protein MSNRRQALERLAESILAQRTTRPLRVAIDGVDGAGKTFLADELIPLIAPSRPVIRASIDRFHYPREYRYRQGIDSPAGYYQDSFDNQALVDCLLQPLGPEGNRIYQTCKFDFRENAALVEPSRTAPVNAVLLCDGVFLLRPELVVYWDFRIFVEVDFQVSVPRAVQRDLRNGADESETALLKRYQTRYVPGQQRYFQQAQPRQHADVIWDNTNFENPLCTYY, encoded by the coding sequence ATGAGTAACCGGCGACAGGCCCTTGAGCGATTAGCCGAATCCATTCTGGCTCAAAGAACAACGCGCCCCCTGCGGGTTGCCATTGATGGCGTAGATGGCGCGGGCAAGACGTTTCTGGCTGATGAGTTGATTCCGTTGATTGCGCCTTCCCGGCCGGTAATCCGCGCCTCCATTGACCGGTTTCATTACCCGCGTGAGTACCGCTATCGTCAAGGCATTGATTCGCCCGCAGGCTATTATCAGGACTCTTTCGACAATCAGGCGCTGGTGGATTGCTTGTTACAACCCCTCGGCCCGGAGGGGAATCGAATCTATCAAACCTGCAAATTTGATTTCCGGGAAAATGCCGCCCTCGTCGAACCATCGCGCACAGCGCCCGTCAATGCGGTATTATTATGCGATGGTGTTTTTCTGCTGCGACCGGAACTGGTGGTCTATTGGGATTTTCGTATCTTTGTAGAGGTAGATTTTCAGGTGTCGGTTCCCCGCGCCGTGCAGCGTGATCTGCGCAACGGAGCTGATGAAAGCGAAACGGCGCTTCTGAAACGCTATCAAACGCGTTATGTTCCCGGCCAGCAACGTTATTTTCAGCAAGCCCAACCGCGTCAGCACGCTGACGTGATTTGGGATAATACTAATTTTGAAAATCCGTTATGCACATATTATTGA